From a single Gemmatimonadota bacterium genomic region:
- the mazG gene encoding nucleoside triphosphate pyrophosphohydrolase has protein sequence MPVEAFRRLLELEHTLRAPGGCPWDAAQTVETLKPNLLEETYEVLEAHSSGDRDEFREECGDLLYVLMFLAIVAEDEGYFSVEEMIRGAHEKIHRRHPHVFGDARAEDPEDAKRVWEEVKKREGKEGRESVLDGIPHSLPALMRSRRVQERAAAVGFDWKNPDDVFAKVEEEMEEVRTSYHAGQMDDAVEELGDVLFAVVNLLRFLNRNPEEVLVGTIKKFENRFRQVEEAVNSQSRRMTLEEMERVWEKAKRDEGRSTS, from the coding sequence ATGCCTGTCGAGGCCTTCCGCCGCCTGCTGGAACTGGAGCATACGCTGCGCGCCCCGGGCGGATGCCCGTGGGACGCGGCCCAGACCGTGGAGACCCTGAAGCCGAACCTGCTGGAAGAGACTTACGAAGTGCTGGAAGCGCACTCGTCCGGCGACCGGGACGAGTTCCGGGAGGAGTGCGGGGATCTCCTGTATGTGCTGATGTTTCTGGCGATCGTCGCGGAAGACGAGGGGTACTTCTCCGTGGAGGAGATGATTCGCGGCGCGCACGAGAAAATCCACCGGCGGCATCCGCATGTGTTCGGCGATGCCCGCGCGGAAGATCCCGAAGACGCCAAGCGGGTCTGGGAAGAGGTGAAGAAGCGGGAAGGGAAAGAGGGGCGTGAATCCGTCCTCGATGGAATCCCGCACAGCCTGCCTGCGCTGATGCGTTCGCGACGCGTGCAGGAACGCGCCGCGGCGGTCGGATTCGACTGGAAGAACCCGGACGATGTGTTCGCCAAAGTGGAAGAGGAGATGGAGGAAGTACGCACCAGCTACCACGCGGGGCAGATGGACGACGCCGTGGAGGAGCTGGGGGATGTGCTCTTTGCGGTGGTGAACCTGCTGCGCTTCCTGAACCGGAATCCCGAGGAAGTGCTGGTGGGCACGATCAAGAAGTTCGAGAACCGCTTTCGGCAGGTGGAGGAGGCGGTGAACTCCCAGAGTCGCCGGATGACGCTGGAGGAGATGGAGCGGGTGTGGGAGAAGGCCAAGCGGGACGAGGGCCGTTCGACCAGCTGA
- a CDS encoding DUF1844 domain-containing protein, whose product MTDDKQSAPDAPDLSGLSPEERDSALLFGLALMLRKSAQDLLQSDKPEDARGIIDTLSMMQNKTRGNLTDEEEKLLGGILYELQMAVVAGAGKTEED is encoded by the coding sequence ATGACTGATGACAAGCAATCCGCTCCCGATGCGCCGGACCTCAGCGGACTTTCCCCCGAGGAACGAGACTCCGCGCTTCTCTTCGGGCTGGCACTCATGCTTCGCAAATCCGCGCAGGATCTTCTTCAGTCGGACAAACCCGAAGACGCGCGCGGCATCATCGATACGCTCTCGATGATGCAGAACAAGACCAGGGGCAACCTCACGGACGAAGAGGAGAAGCTCCTGGGCGGCATTCTCTACGAACTCCAGATGGCCGTCGTCGCCGGTGCCGGGAAGACGGAAGAAGATTGA
- the serS gene encoding serine--tRNA ligase: MLDIRTIREETDRVRAGALAKGVEVDLDPILELDLRRRAILADLETRQHERNTRSREIGERKRAGEDADEAQDEVRRIGEAIRELEEERRSVEASLHERLLTVPNLPDDEVPPGNSAGDNVVVRESGESPAFDFTPRPHWELAEALGILDFERGVKIAGSGFPVYAGAGARLERALVSFFLDQAAGAGYREILPPVLANEDSVIGTGQLPDKEDQMYVVGRDDLYLIPTAEVPVTNLHRDEILPAADLPVKYAAFSANFRRESGSHGREVRGLNRVHQFHKVELVKFVEPSRSSEELDALVADAEALLTALGLRYRVLFMCAGDMGFTQAKKFDLEVWAPGQERWLEVSSCSNFRDYQSRRMKIRYRPEGKKAKPALLHTLNGSGLATPRTWITILEHYQRADGTVEVPEVLRPYTGLDLIRPGD, encoded by the coding sequence ATGCTCGACATCCGCACCATCCGCGAAGAGACCGACCGCGTCCGCGCGGGGGCGCTCGCGAAGGGCGTGGAGGTGGATCTCGACCCCATATTGGAACTGGACCTCCGGCGCCGGGCCATTCTCGCGGATCTCGAAACGCGCCAGCACGAACGCAACACGCGTTCCAGGGAGATCGGCGAACGAAAGCGTGCCGGAGAGGACGCCGACGAAGCGCAGGATGAAGTGCGCCGCATCGGCGAGGCCATCCGCGAACTGGAGGAGGAGCGGCGATCCGTGGAGGCCTCCCTCCACGAGCGGCTCCTCACCGTGCCCAACCTCCCCGATGACGAAGTGCCGCCCGGGAATTCGGCCGGGGACAATGTGGTCGTGCGGGAATCCGGCGAATCCCCCGCATTCGATTTCACTCCGCGCCCTCACTGGGAACTGGCGGAGGCGCTCGGCATCCTGGACTTCGAGCGCGGCGTCAAGATCGCCGGAAGTGGCTTCCCCGTGTATGCCGGGGCCGGAGCGCGGCTGGAGCGGGCGCTCGTGTCGTTCTTCCTGGATCAGGCGGCCGGGGCCGGTTACCGGGAGATTCTCCCGCCCGTGCTCGCCAACGAGGACAGCGTCATCGGCACCGGGCAGCTTCCGGACAAAGAGGACCAGATGTATGTCGTCGGCCGGGACGATCTCTATCTGATTCCCACGGCCGAAGTCCCCGTCACGAATCTCCACCGCGACGAGATCCTCCCGGCGGCGGACCTCCCCGTGAAGTACGCGGCCTTCTCCGCGAACTTCCGCCGGGAGTCGGGTTCGCACGGTCGCGAGGTTCGGGGGCTCAATCGCGTCCACCAGTTCCACAAGGTGGAGCTCGTCAAGTTCGTGGAGCCGTCGCGCTCTTCCGAGGAACTGGACGCGCTCGTCGCGGACGCGGAAGCGCTCCTCACCGCGCTCGGTCTTCGTTACCGCGTGCTCTTCATGTGCGCCGGAGACATGGGTTTCACGCAGGCGAAGAAGTTCGATCTGGAGGTCTGGGCGCCCGGGCAGGAACGCTGGCTGGAGGTCAGCTCCTGCTCCAACTTCCGCGATTACCAGTCGCGCCGCATGAAGATCCGCTATCGCCCGGAAGGGAAGAAGGCCAAGCCCGCTCTTCTCCACACGCTCAACGGATCCGGGCTTGCGACACCGCGCACATGGATCACCATTCTGGAGCATTACCAGCGGGCCGACGGGACGGTGGAGGTTCCCGAAGTTCTGCGGCCGTACACAGGGCTGGATCTCATCCGCCCCGGAGACTGA